One Ignavibacteria bacterium genomic region harbors:
- a CDS encoding biotin/lipoyl-containing protein — protein MKNFKITVNNNTYDINVLTFENTKVKIEVNGKPYEVGIEKPETTGKTPTLVREKASTGGDSTKSTALTSSPTEKKGAGVMKAPLPGTIIKVFVKVGDEVKVGTNLLTWEAMKMENNLTSDREGKIKTLKVKPGDNILEGDILVEIE, from the coding sequence ATGAAAAATTTTAAAATAACAGTCAACAATAATACTTACGATATCAATGTTCTAACATTTGAGAACACGAAAGTAAAAATTGAAGTAAACGGCAAGCCTTACGAAGTAGGAATTGAGAAACCTGAAACCACGGGAAAGACACCAACGCTCGTAAGGGAAAAAGCAAGTACCGGAGGGGACTCGACAAAATCTACGGCATTAACAAGCTCCCCCACAGAGAAAAAAGGTGCTGGTGTGATGAAAGCGCCGTTACCCGGGACTATAATAAAAGTGTTCGTAAAAGTCGGTGATGAGGTTAAAGTCGGAACGAATCTTCTGACATGGGAAGCGATGAAGATGGAAAATAACTTAACATCCGACAGAGAGGGAAAAATAAAAACCTTGAAAGTTAAACCCGGCGATAATATATTGGAGGGAGATATTTTAGTAGAAATTGAATAA
- a CDS encoding T9SS type A sorting domain-containing protein: MEQPDYSKFQTRVIPPFNYSPSPLNTESSIITNSEGYDNFHLGTDFGEPHIATNPNDFRNSATAYNINNYYVTFNGIDWEKRPVSFPSSSAIGDPVITYDSTGNLYYLQMYQIGSLYGGWVAKSTNKGLTFHQVTSAYSFNGGLGDKPWICADQTGGPYSNFLYVGWRQFGSTGMRFVRSTNGGQSWSTPIVLSGSQGAYVCTGANGSIQGGNLYFGCISGSNILVYRSSNGGENFGSAVTAVSGITGPGVICAGRNTMKNCIRTEYFPRMTADNSYTSTRGNVYVVYAAKPGGGDLANIYLARSTDYGATWSAPVKVNDDNTLTDQWMPAITIDKTTGKIFIYWYDSRNDPAGNLLTEMWGTHSTNGGVTFASNYRISNTQFNPSAMAIGQPGGENYMGDYIGNSSVTSTTSLNSFMDARYSNLGSFVSYGPDFAMQSSINQNYLNDNDSISVTIKVPSVRGGFNERVKFILTLDTLPASGSIQLGFKNGKDTITTFPDSVGITVRLAGTVSPGRYRLNITGSGVKGIPVHRRTVELLVNSSLVNVGTNREGICDFTVNGNQFNTRQNILFANGSMITVKAISPKTAGGFQYIFKNWSDGGDTSHSISITSPMTLTANYRAAYKMFLNSIAGNTFGGGLFYDSASSTTFGVTSRVVNFNGSTYSFRGWTGSGTGAYTSPDSSGNDTSITITINNPIIETARWQQIVGINNMSSETPAEWKLHQNYPNPFNPVTNITIDILKSESVKLIVYDALGRETETLINEILTPGKYNVSFNASKYSSGIYFYRIISDSFKDIKKMLLIK; encoded by the coding sequence TTGGAACAGCCTGATTATTCAAAATTTCAGACACGGGTAATACCACCATTCAATTATTCACCATCACCATTAAATACTGAAAGCAGCATTATAACTAATTCAGAGGGGTATGATAATTTTCATCTTGGAACTGATTTTGGTGAGCCACATATTGCAACAAATCCGAATGATTTCAGAAACAGTGCTACAGCATACAACATAAACAACTATTATGTAACGTTTAACGGAATTGACTGGGAAAAGAGACCGGTATCATTTCCGAGTTCTTCGGCAATTGGAGATCCTGTGATTACATACGACAGTACCGGAAATTTATATTATTTACAGATGTACCAGATTGGTTCACTTTACGGAGGATGGGTTGCAAAATCAACGAACAAGGGATTAACTTTTCATCAAGTAACAAGCGCATATTCGTTTAACGGTGGACTCGGTGATAAGCCATGGATATGTGCAGACCAGACAGGCGGACCTTACAGCAATTTTTTATATGTGGGGTGGAGACAATTTGGTTCAACAGGTATGAGATTTGTAAGGAGCACAAACGGCGGACAAAGCTGGTCAACTCCGATTGTACTATCCGGAAGCCAAGGAGCATACGTGTGTACAGGAGCTAACGGCAGTATACAGGGAGGGAATCTTTATTTCGGATGCATATCAGGAAGCAATATATTAGTTTACAGGTCATCAAACGGAGGAGAAAATTTTGGTTCAGCAGTTACTGCGGTGTCGGGAATTACGGGACCGGGAGTTATTTGTGCAGGAAGGAATACGATGAAGAACTGTATAAGAACAGAATACTTTCCAAGAATGACTGCTGATAACAGTTATACATCAACACGTGGGAATGTATATGTTGTGTATGCGGCAAAACCCGGGGGTGGTGACCTTGCAAATATTTATCTGGCGAGGTCGACAGATTACGGAGCTACCTGGAGCGCACCCGTGAAAGTTAATGACGACAATACGCTAACTGATCAATGGATGCCGGCAATAACGATTGATAAAACAACGGGCAAGATTTTCATTTACTGGTATGATTCAAGAAACGACCCCGCAGGAAACTTACTAACTGAAATGTGGGGAACACATTCAACGAACGGAGGAGTTACTTTTGCATCCAATTACAGGATTTCAAATACTCAATTCAATCCAAGCGCGATGGCGATAGGTCAACCTGGCGGAGAGAATTACATGGGAGATTACATAGGCAATTCATCAGTAACGAGTACGACTTCATTAAACTCATTCATGGATGCAAGGTACAGCAATCTTGGAAGTTTTGTTTCTTACGGACCAGATTTTGCGATGCAATCGAGTATAAATCAAAATTATTTAAACGATAACGATTCGATTTCGGTTACAATAAAAGTACCTTCAGTCAGAGGCGGTTTTAATGAGAGAGTAAAATTCATATTAACACTTGATACACTTCCAGCAAGCGGATCGATACAATTAGGTTTTAAAAACGGAAAAGACACTATAACAACATTTCCTGACTCAGTTGGAATTACCGTTAGACTGGCGGGTACAGTAAGTCCCGGCAGATACAGGTTAAACATTACGGGCAGTGGAGTGAAGGGAATTCCTGTCCACAGAAGAACTGTAGAACTTCTGGTAAACTCTTCATTAGTAAACGTAGGAACAAACAGAGAAGGAATATGCGATTTTACGGTTAACGGGAACCAATTCAACACAAGACAAAACATACTGTTTGCGAACGGTTCAATGATAACCGTCAAAGCTATCAGCCCAAAAACAGCGGGAGGATTTCAATACATATTCAAAAACTGGTCAGACGGCGGAGATACATCACATAGCATCAGCATAACATCGCCTATGACACTTACGGCGAATTACAGGGCGGCATACAAGATGTTTTTAAACTCTATAGCCGGAAATACATTCGGCGGTGGATTATTTTATGATTCAGCATCATCAACGACATTTGGAGTAACATCGAGAGTAGTAAATTTTAATGGTTCGACCTACAGTTTCAGAGGCTGGACGGGTTCAGGAACCGGAGCTTACACAAGTCCCGACAGTTCGGGAAACGACACATCAATAACAATTACAATTAATAATCCTATAATAGAAACAGCTCGTTGGCAGCAAATAGTAGGAATTAACAATATGAGCAGTGAGACGCCTGCAGAATGGAAGTTGCATCAGAACTATCCTAATCCGTTTAATCCAGTAACGAATATAACAATAGATATTTTAAAGAGCGAAAGCGTAAAACTGATTGTATATGATGCCTTAGGAAGAGAAACAGAAACACTAATAAACGAAATACTCACACCCGGAAAATATAATGTATCGTTCAATGCTTCAAAATACTCAAGCGGAATATATTTTTACAGAATAATATCCGATAGTTTTAAAGATATCAAAAAGATGTTATTAATTAAATAA
- a CDS encoding T9SS type A sorting domain-containing protein: MKALKLSIALLIITGTVLIANSIFSQSNNHGWDDPNLDRIPKNLLQQSQNQQNFSPYSINSSIVTDAYGYDNFILGTDFAEPHVAVNPRDPLQYFTAFNTNNTYYTMNGLDWYRNNPTFPGYTMMGDPVVAYDSLGNVYYENMYGDGNNIFGTQIAISSDNGLNWTYTTGNSGNDKNWIAADQSAGPYTNFVYTTITSGQTCNVFRSTNRGQSFIHAQTLTPHNLPGAMPCVGPNVIGGDVPGGCVYVVTNSGNSFAAIYSFFVSTNGGSSFTMKSQQNFVGYLGTNVGGRNSVQNMRTRPYPFITADNSYGPYRGRLYLVYATNQPAGNGNKPDLFCRYSTDQGATFSAPVLINDDINPTANHQWHPAIWCDKQTGRLFVKWLDTRDTPTSDSCDVYASYSTNGGVSFVQNQKLTTAKFKIDCSTCGGGGTPRYQGDYDGITSYGRTSLAVWTDFRASSFGSYTAYYPDYAMTINAQETFIENNDSTFIKVTVPSVKSYTDYVKFTASVDTLPAAGTLQLSFVNGKDSIFSYPDSVTVRIKTIGSVTPGVYGIIITGKGPNGIPVHRRIQNIDVNVATLSIGTNRNGICDFKINNVQYNTRQTITFNIGSSVTIQAMSPKTVGTTRYVYTNWSQGGDTTQTITVTGPGTYTAIYKPQYRLIMNSTIGNTFGGGLYYDSAVTFQFGVNSRIFTTGGSTYRFKGWTGSGNGAYISPDTLGMDTIISIAINNAISETANWALHTVGISSIGTEIPSEFKLYQNYPNPFNPVTNINFDVPKAGLVQIRVYDILGKEVEVLADEFLQPGKYKATFNAGKFASGIYFYRINTSSFTDIKRMIVLK; the protein is encoded by the coding sequence ATGAAAGCACTTAAACTCTCAATTGCCTTATTAATTATTACAGGCACCGTATTAATTGCGAACTCAATTTTTTCGCAGAGCAATAATCATGGCTGGGATGATCCAAACCTTGACAGGATTCCAAAGAATTTGCTTCAGCAGTCGCAGAACCAGCAGAATTTTTCACCTTATTCTATCAATTCATCGATTGTAACGGATGCTTATGGTTATGATAATTTCATTTTAGGAACTGATTTTGCAGAGCCTCATGTTGCGGTAAATCCAAGAGATCCACTTCAGTATTTTACGGCGTTTAATACGAATAATACCTATTATACAATGAATGGTCTAGACTGGTACAGGAATAATCCAACATTTCCGGGATATACAATGATGGGTGACCCAGTTGTTGCTTACGACAGTCTTGGTAACGTCTATTATGAAAACATGTACGGAGACGGCAACAATATATTCGGCACACAAATAGCAATTTCAAGCGATAACGGACTGAACTGGACATACACAACGGGTAACAGTGGAAATGATAAGAACTGGATTGCAGCAGATCAGAGCGCAGGACCTTATACAAATTTTGTTTATACGACTATAACTTCCGGTCAAACATGTAACGTTTTCAGAAGTACTAACAGGGGGCAATCATTTATTCATGCTCAAACTTTGACACCTCATAATTTACCGGGAGCAATGCCATGCGTAGGACCGAATGTAATTGGAGGTGACGTACCGGGAGGATGTGTATATGTTGTAACAAATTCCGGAAATTCATTTGCAGCAATATATTCATTTTTCGTTTCAACAAACGGAGGATCTTCATTCACAATGAAATCGCAACAAAATTTTGTCGGATATTTAGGAACAAACGTCGGCGGCAGAAACAGTGTTCAGAATATGAGGACGAGACCGTATCCATTTATTACAGCAGATAACAGTTACGGACCTTACAGGGGAAGATTGTATCTTGTATATGCAACAAATCAACCGGCAGGAAACGGGAACAAACCTGATTTATTCTGCAGGTATTCAACTGACCAAGGGGCAACATTTTCTGCACCGGTACTAATAAATGACGATATAAATCCTACAGCAAATCATCAATGGCATCCGGCAATATGGTGCGATAAGCAGACAGGAAGACTATTCGTAAAATGGCTTGACACAAGGGATACACCAACGAGTGATTCTTGTGATGTATATGCTTCATATTCGACGAATGGCGGTGTATCATTTGTTCAGAACCAAAAACTAACGACAGCAAAATTTAAGATTGATTGTTCAACATGCGGAGGAGGCGGTACACCAAGATATCAGGGGGATTACGATGGTATAACATCATACGGCAGAACCTCTTTGGCGGTATGGACAGATTTCAGAGCAAGTTCGTTTGGGAGCTATACAGCATACTATCCGGACTATGCTATGACTATTAACGCTCAAGAAACATTTATCGAAAACAATGACAGTACATTTATTAAAGTAACAGTTCCTTCGGTTAAAAGTTACACAGATTATGTGAAATTCACGGCTTCGGTTGACACTCTCCCCGCAGCAGGAACGCTTCAGTTAAGTTTTGTTAATGGAAAGGATTCGATTTTCAGTTATCCCGATTCTGTTACTGTCAGAATAAAAACAATTGGTTCTGTAACACCGGGAGTTTACGGAATTATTATAACGGGTAAAGGTCCCAACGGAATTCCAGTACATAGAAGAATCCAAAATATTGACGTAAATGTAGCTACGTTGAGTATAGGTACAAACAGAAACGGAATATGTGATTTTAAGATTAATAATGTACAGTATAATACAAGACAAACGATAACTTTTAATATTGGATCATCAGTTACGATTCAAGCAATGAGTCCTAAGACAGTTGGTACAACAAGATATGTTTATACAAACTGGTCACAAGGCGGAGATACCACACAGACTATCACTGTTACCGGACCCGGAACATATACGGCAATTTACAAACCTCAGTACAGATTAATTATGAACTCAACAATTGGAAATACATTCGGCGGCGGGCTATATTACGACTCTGCGGTTACTTTCCAATTCGGGGTCAATTCCAGAATTTTTACGACTGGCGGTTCGACATACAGATTTAAAGGCTGGACGGGTTCCGGCAATGGGGCGTATATTAGTCCTGATACTTTAGGTATGGACACGATAATAAGTATAGCAATAAATAACGCAATATCTGAGACAGCAAACTGGGCATTACATACAGTAGGGATATCAAGTATAGGAACAGAAATTCCGAGTGAATTCAAACTATACCAGAACTATCCAAATCCATTTAATCCAGTGACCAACATCAATTTTGATGTTCCAAAAGCAGGACTTGTTCAGATTAGGGTTTATGATATTCTTGGAAAAGAAGTAGAAGTACTAGCAGACGAATTTCTGCAGCCGGGTAAGTATAAGGCAACATTCAATGCTGGAAAATTTGCAAGCGGGATTTATTTCTACAGAATTAATACATCATCATTCACTGATATAAAAAGAATGATAGTTCTGAAATAA
- a CDS encoding L-threonylcarbamoyladenylate synthase, whose protein sequence is MFLHIHPENPEERKIKMVTECLKDGGIIIYPTDTVYSMGCDINNHDAIERISRIKNINIKTANYSLVCYDLSHLSDFVFSIDTPLYRIMKKHLPGAFTFILKADSNVPKIFKSKKKTVGIRVPDNLICRGIVKELGNPITSTSIHDIYDNDDYINDPELIYEVFKKRVDIVIDGGPGKRTPSTVIDCSDGDITIVRQGLGILSE, encoded by the coding sequence ATGTTTCTACATATACATCCCGAAAATCCCGAAGAAAGAAAAATAAAAATGGTAACCGAATGCTTAAAAGACGGCGGAATAATAATTTATCCGACGGATACGGTGTATTCGATGGGATGCGATATAAACAATCATGATGCAATAGAAAGAATAAGCAGAATAAAGAATATTAATATTAAGACAGCAAATTACTCTTTAGTATGTTATGATTTAAGCCATCTTTCAGACTTTGTTTTCAGCATAGATACACCGCTATACAGAATAATGAAGAAACACTTACCGGGTGCATTTACTTTTATTCTCAAAGCAGACAGCAATGTACCGAAAATATTCAAGAGCAAGAAAAAAACTGTAGGAATAAGGGTACCGGATAACTTAATATGCAGAGGAATAGTAAAAGAATTAGGCAATCCTATAACATCCACATCTATACACGATATATACGATAATGATGATTACATCAATGATCCTGAACTTATTTATGAAGTTTTTAAGAAAAGAGTTGATATCGTAATTGATGGAGGACCCGGGAAAAGAACTCCTTCGACCGTTATTGATTGTTCTGACGGTGACATTACCATAGTAAGACAGGGTTTAGGAATACTCAGCGAGTAA
- a CDS encoding 4Fe-4S dicluster domain-containing protein, whose translation MKRTIITIDEQKCNGCEECVNGCNEGALQMIDGKARLVSELYCDGLGACIGTCPEGAITLEEREAEPYSEYAVMNRISTMGEKVILAHLKHLKDHNEIGYLNEGIEFLKEKSINVTLNSLFEPKLNIVKNNEPQHTGCPGSRQKTFSNIPNVAVDDTVGSELTHWPIQLHLINPNASHFNNCDLLIAADCVPFSISNFHSKFLKNKKLVIACPKLDSGKEIYMEKLRVLIEESKINTLNVVIMEVPCCSGLLKLAQLSVESSNRKVPIKYTVVGIQGDIKVEEWL comes from the coding sequence ATGAAAAGAACTATTATTACAATAGACGAACAAAAATGCAACGGATGCGAAGAATGTGTCAATGGTTGCAATGAAGGTGCGTTGCAGATGATTGACGGAAAAGCTCGGCTCGTAAGCGAACTTTATTGTGATGGACTCGGTGCTTGTATCGGTACTTGTCCGGAAGGTGCCATTACTCTCGAAGAGAGGGAAGCTGAGCCCTACAGTGAATATGCTGTAATGAATCGAATTTCAACGATGGGAGAAAAGGTTATCTTGGCTCATTTGAAACACCTTAAAGACCATAATGAGATTGGCTATTTAAATGAGGGTATTGAATTCTTGAAAGAGAAATCCATTAATGTTACCCTTAATTCTTTGTTTGAACCGAAGTTAAACATAGTCAAAAATAATGAACCTCAGCATACAGGTTGTCCCGGCTCCAGACAGAAAACTTTTTCCAATATTCCGAATGTGGCTGTCGATGATACAGTTGGTTCTGAGTTAACTCACTGGCCGATTCAACTTCACCTAATAAATCCTAATGCATCCCATTTTAATAACTGTGATTTGCTGATTGCAGCCGATTGCGTACCATTTAGTATCTCAAATTTCCATTCGAAGTTTCTAAAGAATAAAAAGCTCGTAATAGCATGTCCAAAACTGGATTCAGGAAAAGAAATCTATATGGAGAAATTAAGAGTGCTGATTGAAGAGTCAAAGATAAATACTTTAAATGTCGTAATTATGGAAGTTCCTTGCTGCAGCGGTTTACTAAAACTTGCTCAGTTATCTGTTGAATCATCGAACAGGAAAGTTCCCATTAAATACACCGTTGTAGGAATTCAGGGTGATATTAAAGTAGAAGAATGGTTGTAG
- the mscL gene encoding large-conductance mechanosensitive channel protein MscL — translation MSIIKEFKEFIMKGNIIDLAVAVIIGGAFGKVITSFVNDILMPPIGLLLGKVDFKELKLVLQSGKDALMSGTQTVTPAVAEVSLNYGAFIQNIFDFLIIGFCIFIALKAYQKANKQKEEAPAPPPEPTTEEKLLTEIRDILKGNK, via the coding sequence ATGTCAATTATAAAAGAGTTTAAGGAATTCATAATGAAGGGAAATATAATTGACCTTGCAGTTGCTGTAATTATCGGAGGAGCATTCGGTAAGGTTATCACTTCATTTGTGAATGATATCCTAATGCCGCCAATAGGATTATTGCTTGGGAAAGTTGACTTTAAAGAGTTGAAACTTGTGTTACAAAGCGGCAAAGATGCTCTTATGAGCGGAACACAGACAGTAACACCAGCAGTTGCAGAAGTCTCATTGAATTACGGAGCTTTCATACAAAATATTTTCGATTTTCTGATAATTGGTTTTTGTATTTTCATTGCTTTAAAGGCATATCAGAAAGCCAACAAACAAAAAGAAGAGGCACCTGCTCCACCTCCAGAGCCAACAACCGAAGAAAAACTGCTCACAGAGATAAGGGATATTCTTAAAGGGAACAAATAA
- a CDS encoding DUF3298 and DUF4163 domain-containing protein encodes MRHISIFIIVVFIVIGCGKQSDTMNKTTGSAKQDVKTSDSIVFESKIFKKTYKDCKETEEKCSYLKVSYPVFSGSSAAEINKIIDTYIADSIFTVEGSSNNKNPEGLAKTFFTDYENAMKDASPDFPLVYALDINCSVVYNKPTALSLSVEYYINTGGAHPNSYARYFVFNPKSGKLLKLTDLFSIGFEVKLNKLIDKKYRELKNLKETDRLDSEKGYLFDNFLKYNDNFMLTKEGINFFYNNYEIAPYAVGPTELKFTYKELGEILTPEYKQ; translated from the coding sequence ATGAGACACATATCAATATTTATTATCGTGGTGTTTATTGTTATTGGCTGCGGAAAACAAAGCGATACAATGAATAAAACAACAGGTTCAGCGAAACAAGACGTAAAGACATCTGACAGCATTGTTTTTGAAAGTAAAATCTTTAAGAAAACATATAAAGACTGTAAAGAAACAGAGGAGAAATGTTCTTATTTAAAGGTTTCTTATCCAGTGTTCAGCGGAAGCAGTGCAGCTGAGATAAACAAAATAATTGATACATATATAGCAGACAGTATTTTTACTGTAGAAGGAAGCAGCAACAATAAGAATCCGGAGGGATTAGCCAAGACATTCTTTACAGACTATGAGAATGCTATGAAAGATGCATCACCAGATTTTCCTTTAGTATATGCACTTGACATAAACTGCAGTGTGGTTTACAATAAACCTACAGCTTTATCTCTGAGTGTGGAGTATTATATAAATACTGGCGGTGCTCATCCAAACAGTTATGCGAGATACTTTGTCTTCAATCCTAAATCGGGTAAACTATTAAAATTAACTGATTTATTCAGCATTGGATTTGAAGTAAAGCTTAATAAGTTAATTGATAAGAAATACAGAGAGTTAAAAAATCTTAAGGAAACAGACAGGCTTGATAGTGAGAAAGGTTATTTATTTGATAATTTTTTAAAGTATAACGACAACTTTATGCTCACGAAAGAGGGTATCAATTTCTTTTACAACAATTATGAGATAGCCCCTTATGCTGTAGGACCGACTGAGTTGAAGTTTACATACAAGGAGCTTGGTGAAATTTTAACACCAGAATACAAACAGTGA
- the mdh gene encoding malate dehydrogenase, translating into MKITVVGAGNVGATCANEIAVKELAEELVIVDLNKDVTKGKALDLWQTSPILSFDTRINAAGEEYEDTKDSQVVVITAGLPRKPGMSRDDLIKTNALIVKDVTEKIVKYSPEAILIIVSNPLDVMTYAAFLAADGIPSNKIFGMAGILDTARYKSFIAEALNISPKSIHAILMGGHGDSMVPLPRYTTVSGIPINELLDKATLDGIIDRTKKGGGELVNLMGTSAWYAPGAAAAQMTEAVVKNQRRIFPVCAALNGEYGLKDLHLGVPVVLGKNGIEKVIELKLNDEEMNMVKKSARDVVELMRVLDDLNLFNKKYSYKSIV; encoded by the coding sequence ATGAAAATAACAGTAGTCGGAGCGGGAAACGTTGGTGCGACATGTGCGAATGAAATAGCGGTGAAAGAACTTGCTGAAGAATTAGTAATTGTAGATTTGAACAAAGATGTTACGAAAGGAAAGGCGCTTGATTTATGGCAGACTTCACCTATACTTAGCTTTGACACGAGAATAAATGCGGCAGGAGAGGAATATGAAGATACTAAAGATTCACAAGTTGTTGTAATAACAGCGGGATTACCGCGAAAACCGGGGATGAGCAGGGACGACCTGATTAAGACGAATGCATTAATAGTTAAAGATGTAACCGAGAAGATTGTAAAATATTCACCGGAAGCGATACTGATAATTGTCTCAAATCCACTTGACGTGATGACATACGCTGCATTTTTAGCGGCAGACGGAATACCATCCAACAAAATATTCGGAATGGCAGGAATATTAGATACTGCCAGGTATAAATCATTTATAGCAGAAGCATTAAACATATCGCCTAAGAGCATACATGCAATACTAATGGGCGGACACGGTGATTCAATGGTTCCCCTTCCGAGGTACACAACGGTTTCAGGAATACCGATAAATGAGCTGCTTGACAAGGCAACACTTGACGGAATAATTGACAGGACAAAGAAAGGTGGCGGAGAGCTTGTTAATTTAATGGGAACCTCAGCATGGTATGCACCAGGTGCGGCAGCTGCACAGATGACAGAAGCCGTTGTAAAAAATCAGAGAAGAATTTTCCCTGTATGCGCAGCGCTAAATGGTGAATACGGGCTGAAGGATTTGCATCTTGGAGTTCCTGTGGTACTTGGAAAGAACGGAATTGAAAAAGTTATCGAATTAAAACTGAATGATGAAGAAATGAATATGGTAAAGAAATCAGCGAGGGATGTAGTTGAACTTATGAGAGTGCTTGATGATCTGAATTTGTTTAATAAGAAATATTCGTACAAGTCGATTGTATAA
- the lpxA gene encoding acyl-ACP--UDP-N-acetylglucosamine O-acyltransferase: protein MNSISSKAKIGNNVDIKSFVTIDDDVEIGNNVYLGPCVYVGNGSRISDNVKIFHGGSIASHPHSTSFADEISTVEIGEGTLIKEFSTISRATKYSSRTIVGKNCYIMNYVHVAHDNIIGDNVVLTNGVGLGGHVTIGSHTTIGGLVGVHQFCKIGEYCMIESNTKVTKDIPPFTLVGRAPQRFIGLNYIGLKRIGFTIESISKIKEAYRIIYDPKLNFKDSLKKLTDEMEIIDEVKVIHDFILKSERGLIPKI from the coding sequence ATGAACAGCATAAGCAGTAAAGCAAAGATTGGAAATAATGTAGATATAAAAAGTTTCGTCACTATAGATGACGACGTAGAAATCGGAAACAATGTTTATTTGGGTCCCTGTGTATACGTTGGTAATGGTTCCAGAATCTCCGACAACGTAAAAATCTTTCACGGAGGCAGCATTGCCTCTCACCCCCATTCCACAAGCTTTGCTGATGAAATATCAACAGTCGAAATTGGCGAAGGTACTCTCATAAAAGAATTCTCTACAATCAGCAGAGCTACTAAATACAGCTCTCGAACTATTGTCGGAAAGAACTGCTACATAATGAATTACGTCCACGTTGCACATGATAACATTATTGGCGATAACGTTGTACTTACCAACGGTGTGGGACTGGGAGGTCACGTAACCATCGGCTCACACACAACTATTGGCGGTCTTGTTGGTGTTCATCAGTTTTGTAAAATTGGCGAATACTGCATGATTGAATCCAACACAAAAGTTACTAAGGATATACCGCCATTCACCTTGGTTGGCAGAGCGCCCCAAAGATTCATTGGTTTAAATTATATCGGTCTAAAAAGAATTGGTTTTACAATAGAATCTATTTCAAAAATAAAAGAAGCTTACAGAATTATATACGACCCTAAACTAAACTTTAAAGACTCACTCAAAAAACTGACTGACGAAATGGAAATTATAGATGAAGTAAAAGTAATTCACGATTTCATACTAAAGTCCGAAAGAGGTCTCATTCCCAAAATATAA
- the atpC gene encoding ATP synthase F1 subunit epsilon, which translates to MDKLLDIEIVSPEKLVYKGTGKVLTVPGVDGRFQVLNMHAAMISMFEVGIITVEDEKGEKINFSTRGGVAEVKKNKIVVLADAAEAKEDIDIERAQKSMDRANERLKEGGKDIDRERAKFSMQRAHIRLKVAGVLK; encoded by the coding sequence TTGGACAAACTTCTTGATATTGAAATTGTCAGCCCCGAAAAGCTGGTGTATAAAGGAACGGGAAAAGTACTTACTGTTCCCGGTGTTGACGGAAGGTTTCAGGTTTTGAACATGCATGCTGCTATGATCTCGATGTTTGAAGTCGGTATTATAACAGTAGAAGACGAAAAGGGTGAAAAGATAAACTTTTCTACCCGTGGAGGTGTTGCAGAAGTAAAGAAGAATAAAATAGTCGTACTCGCAGATGCAGCGGAAGCTAAAGAGGATATTGATATTGAAAGAGCACAGAAATCGATGGATAGAGCAAACGAAAGACTTAAAGAAGGCGGCAAAGATATTGACAGGGAACGTGCAAAATTTTCTATGCAAAGAGCCCACATCAGATTAAAAGTCGCCGGTGTTCTAAAATAA